TTTTCTTTTTCCTTATCCAGGATCTCTTCGTTCCTGATGATATTGGCGATGGCGGAGGAGAGCTGTGGCGTGATGCCTTTGATGATGCTGCGGAATTCATCCGTGAAACTGTTATCGCGGTCTGAGTAGATATGGATAAAGCCCATCGGTTTTTCTTTGTTCATGATTTTTGTCATGAGGATCTCTTTAACGCCGGCGCTGTGGTTCACGCGGAGGAAGGCGGGGCTTTGCGGTAGGTCCATCACCTCTTCAAGCAAAAAGGATATTGGGCCGTCTGCTTCCAGTACGGATTGGATCCAGGGATCGTTGAGCGAAAAATGAAAATCCACCATTTCCTGGTAACGGGCATGTGTTCTGATGGGAGATGATGTATTGTCCAGGAGGAAGGGTGTGTACGTTTCATCCTTTGCCTCGATGAGTGTGACGATGGTATGCGTGAAATAGAACAGACTTTTGATCCGTTTGGAGAAAAGGATGAGGAGATCGTTTTTGTCCCGCACGCGTGTGATGTCATTGCCGAGGTCCAATAAAACCTGCCGCTCCTGTTCGAGTGTGAGAACAGAAGGTATGGGCAATTCCGGGGAGAGGGATTTTGCCTTTTTCATGAGTAATAAAAGTTGGGGGACTTTTGAGGAGACAAAGGTAGGGAAAATAAAGGTTAGACGGTGAAAGGTAACCCAATACTGAAAAAAATCGGTGTGTGATCGGGTGAATTCACCCTTTTTTCATGATCAGCGTAACCACCTGCAGTTATGCATTTATGCTCAATGAATTGCGGTTTTTGTCTTTTCGTTTGTCCTTTATCGTTATCATCATTTTTTTACAAATTTTCCCGATTGCGTAAGTACCGTTACAGCATATGACCCGTTATAATGATACGGGCAACCATTAAGCATCCTTTATTGAACCTTTTCTGCTTAGTACAGATGCCGGTAAACTACCGGTGTGTGTACTTTAAGACATTAAACAACTAATCATGCTATGATCACAGTTTCCCAACCTAACGGAGATGAACCCATCTCCTCGTGTGCCCCGAAGCTCTTGTTTGAAAAGCTCTGGGTATTCCTGGTAGATTATGCGATTAAGTATACAAAGGATGAAGAGGATGCAAGAGATATTGTTTCAACAGTGTTTGTAAAGCTATTGAACACAAAGCGAACATTTCCAACCTTCGAGGATGGAAAAGCATACCTGTACGTTTCAGTAAGGAATGCTTGTTATGATTACCTGGTCAAAGCTAAAAAGGATAAAAAGCACAGTACACAATTTTCTTATCTCGCATACACAGCAGCCGATGATGAGTTGCTCGCCCTTCACAAAACTTCCATCTCCGATCAACACCTGCAGAAAGTACTCTCCACTTTATCAGAAAAGGATAAATTCTTCCTGGACTGTTGTTTAGACAATACTTTGTCGATGGCTGAAGTGGCCATTAAGACCGGCCATACCCTCAAGGGCGCGTACAATAAGAAATCCCTCCTGCTTCAAGACCTCAGGAATAAGCTTACAAAATACAGGCTCTAAGTCACACACTGATCCTGACAATTAACCACTTAGTTGTTCCGGAAAAATAATCTCATCAAATGCCTATAAAAACTGGCATTCCGGAGTTGTATACAACAGGAATACATAAAAATTGGGCTATATGCAAAACGAATTACTCGGGGAGATCCGGTTAAAGATCAGCGCCGGTACAGCCTCTGCAGCCGAGCTGCAGCTTTGGGAAGAATGGATCAGCCAGCCGCATATCCAGTCGCAGCAATTCGTGAGCGAAGAAGAAATTGAGCAAAGGCTCAGGATCGATATGGCAAAACCGGACTGGGAAAGTTTCCTGGAACAACAGAAGCATAACCTTATCCATTATGAAGAAACAGGGATGGCCCAACCAAACAACTCCGATGCTTTGTTGAGACGGACGCTTCCCGGCCGGCCAGCCAGAAATCTGACAGTTAAGTTGATAGCAGCCATTATCATCGGCATTATATTGTCAACGGCCGCCTACCTGAGCATCAGAAAAAAGGAGAAGGAAACCCATCTCCTGGCAGTTGTGGAATATAAGACCATCTATAGCCCAGTAGGCAAGACAACTGAATATACCCTTCCGGACGGATCGAAGGTTTGGTTGAACACGAATACCACCCTGCGCTATCCCGAAAAATTCACTGATTGTAACCGGAAGGTTGAATTGAATGGCGAGGCTTATTTCGATGTGGTAAAGGATGAAGAGCGGCCTTTTATTGTTTTGACAGACAGCAGCGAAACCCGTGTATTGGGCACCAGGTTCAATGTGGATGCTTATAAAGGATCCGGGATACTGAAAGTAGCATTGCTGGAAGGCGCTGTGCTGGTTGGAAAGCGAGATGAATCAGTTCCCAACAAACTAGAACCCGGAGAACAAATGGTATTCAACAACGGTAGTTTCAGCGTTGAAAAAATGAGTAAGCCGGAAGAGACGACCGCCTGGCAAAGAGATTCATTTGCATTCGACCAGGCAAGACTGGCTGATATCATGCATAAGCTGGCGCAGTATTACAATTTCAATGTACAAATTGATAAGGAGATAGAGAACGACAGGTATACTGTAGGTGTAACCGAAAGATCCGTACCTGTTAATCTTATCCTCAGAGGCCTTGCAAGAACAAAAGGATTCAGGATCTATCCAGAGAAGAATTCAATCTCCCCCGGAGAAACCATTATGATATTGAAGAATGAGTAAAGCTTACTACTCATCAGGCGCTTCACAGATCGAAATTATTGGAAGCCGTTACCATTAGACCTCCTATTTAAGTTTTTGGATGCCGGACCACCGCTTGGGTGGCCGGCATATTAGTTTTGTTTAAAAAAATTTCTAAACTCGGTAAAACGTTAAACAAATCTGCGTTACTTTTCTCTGATTTGTCCGTTTTATATTCGAATCAATCTAGTTAAATCTTACAAACATTTGTTATTTCAGCAAATCTGAAATACTCCTCCCATTAGACAAGGTACTTTTTCATTTGACTGCCGTTAATATTACGGGCAGATATTGCAATTTCATTGAATAATCAAGTCCTCTAATTACATCATTCTACTTTATTTCCTAAAAACTTTTATTAACTAAAAGGATCGAAAAAATCTTTGCCCTGGCCTGTGACTCCAGACCAGGAACAGGGATCTGCTATGCAATTCAATCAAAGTAAGAAACGCGTAAAAATTACTTAAATGAGTGCGAAAAAACCAGACGCTTCAAGACCTTCAATTGTGATCAATTTAAAACCTCGTCATGCTAAAAAGATCCTGGTACTTATCTGTACATTCTTATTCATTACTTTCCCGGGAAATCTATCTCATCAAAAATCTAAACTTACACCAGCCCCTGGCCACTGCGTAACCGCTACATTCGAAGCAGGTGAGCCAACCGAAAGAAAATTATCAGACGGTTCAGTAGTATATCTGTATGCTAATTCAGAATTAACAGAAATCCCTACAGGAACGGAAGACAGCATTCATGTTAAGCTAAAAGGTGAAGCATATTTTAAAGTTATTAAGAAAGCGATTGATCAAAAGTTTATAGTAGAATCGGAAGACCAAATATTAAATGTAGTTGGAACTCATTTTAAGGTTAATGCTAATAAAAAATTTACTAGTACCACTACTATTGAAGGAAAAGTAGAACTTATAGTTGGACAATCTAAGACA
This portion of the Pseudobacter ginsenosidimutans genome encodes:
- a CDS encoding RNA polymerase sigma factor, translating into MITVSQPNGDEPISSCAPKLLFEKLWVFLVDYAIKYTKDEEDARDIVSTVFVKLLNTKRTFPTFEDGKAYLYVSVRNACYDYLVKAKKDKKHSTQFSYLAYTAADDELLALHKTSISDQHLQKVLSTLSEKDKFFLDCCLDNTLSMAEVAIKTGHTLKGAYNKKSLLLQDLRNKLTKYRL
- a CDS encoding FecR family protein — translated: MQNELLGEIRLKISAGTASAAELQLWEEWISQPHIQSQQFVSEEEIEQRLRIDMAKPDWESFLEQQKHNLIHYEETGMAQPNNSDALLRRTLPGRPARNLTVKLIAAIIIGIILSTAAYLSIRKKEKETHLLAVVEYKTIYSPVGKTTEYTLPDGSKVWLNTNTTLRYPEKFTDCNRKVELNGEAYFDVVKDEERPFIVLTDSSETRVLGTRFNVDAYKGSGILKVALLEGAVLVGKRDESVPNKLEPGEQMVFNNGSFSVEKMSKPEETTAWQRDSFAFDQARLADIMHKLAQYYNFNVQIDKEIENDRYTVGVTERSVPVNLILRGLARTKGFRIYPEKNSISPGETIMILKNE
- a CDS encoding FecR family protein; this encodes MSAKKPDASRPSIVINLKPRHAKKILVLICTFLFITFPGNLSHQKSKLTPAPGHCVTATFEAGEPTERKLSDGSVVYLYANSELTEIPTGTEDSIHVKLKGEAYFKVIKKAIDQKFIVESEDQILNVVGTHFKVNANKKFTSTTTIEGKVELIVGQSKTILEAGQKSNYTKSDGLTVKRFASEDESKKWLTDDYRFINLSLAEIIKRLNAWHDVNIIIKGPIDNTAFTLNWTNKTTLNSLLDILEITRHLSYSPHFKKYNHGDTIQLKAQ